The genomic window ttatttcgagAAATCGAAATTATTTAAAAAGTTCATTTTAAAATAGCAAAATTTATATCACATTtaatttaaattgtaaaaaattttaaagattgaaacacaagaatagaaaaattaatataaagtTTATATATAACTCTGCAATGATCTATATTTTTAGATCTATTACATTAAGATATTAAGTTCGTAGACATAATCCTAATATTTGTATGAGATTAATGAGATAGCATAGAAACTTAattgtgttaatttttttaaaatagttttattagtcttttattaaataaatgaccatttatatcaataaaaatgaaaatactaACATATGTATTCACACTAGATCGAAACTAAATTTGTATCCACGTAAGGTGTTTTTCGTGTGATAAaagtaggggtggcaaaacggatCGAGCTCGTCGGGCCGATccgctaaacccgctaaaaagggcgggtcgggctaggatttggagcccgccaaattaaaaaaatccgccaaaaataaaattatagataattaaagacattcaatataaaattaaaaacataattttttaaaaaattagtcaaataaaaatatctaaaactttttttttaaccaTTAAAATTTAACTTATCTAATCAATTAAATTGCGTATTAGTTTACTAGAATAAATCAAACAAGAGCCGAAGTATATATGTGATCCTATTCCCCAACAAACCAATAAAACATTCCAATTTCCAACATTAACTAAATGTCTAAATATAATACTGATACTAATACGGTGTCCGAAAAGAAAGCTATATTAAACTAACATATAATTATATAAGCAATAGGGAagggaaataataataataattatcctaattatactctaataattatattcaattaattgatatacataatattaaattatatgatacttaaatatctaatcaaatcaattaattaatataattaatctattataataaattatatttaatgtgttaaaagaaataaatcagaAAATACTTTTAGAAGCATGCCACGTCAACTTTATCATTAAGtgcaaaaatccaatttttatataatagaatagatagattTGTCATTCGGTAACTTCATtaacaatttttatttaaatattgacCAAAcatatttatgaaaatttatcaatttagttaTTAAGTTATATTGAAAATATAGTTTATGTAATTGAAAAAATGAACTAAATTAATAGATTTTGATAAATATATCTAGTTAAAATCTAATTATTTATGTCAAGTATTATGTATGttgttaattaatatttttattatcaattgtTGACGAAAATTGTTAATGAAATTACTGAAGGGCAAATATGATTAATTTGTAATATTTAAAGGATCAATTTGATGGAaaaaaaattttagggatgaatttAAAGAATGTCCCGcctttcagggactaatttgactattaactcaattaaacttaggtttaattactctgttggtcctataattttgcgaaattttcaattaggtccctatactttttttctttttaattgggtctctgcactaattttttttcaattgagtctcTACAGAATTTAAAGAATGTCTCgtctttcagggactaatttgactaaattaaaaattaaacttaggtttaattactctgttggtccctataattttgcaaaattttcaatttggtccctatactttttttccttttaattgggtctctgcactaattttttttcaattgagtctctacaccatttttttctttttatttgagtttctgtaccaattttttttagatgggtccctatacaattaagAAAAATACTACTAAGAGGGACCAACAgaatagggacttaattgaaaattttatgaaactatagagaccaacagaataattaaaccttaaatttAATCATTCATgtaaattatatctatttaaatttcaaaacaaaattttaagttaagtgaagaaaattaaattaactgAGCGAATTAAATGGGTTGATCTGTTTAAGTCCGCTTCATTTATAGGCCATAATTTTTTAACTCGAAGCATAATTTTTCTAGAATTGAAGAGAGTTAAACTCATTTAGAATTTCTTTATATGTAAATGCATATTAATATTAGTTTTTTACACAAGTCTCTTAAAACAATTGTATTgctgttatgtttattttattttgttgattCAAACAACCTAATAAAtcttttttcaatattttatattaatttaaatgttACAATGTAATATACACTTTATATTTTGACTCtacaataaatttaaaatttatattattataataaaaattataatataacaTAATTGTTATTACATAAGTActtattcaataaaatatcataataaattagaatttatatttatacaaaatataatttttacattcataaatataaatacatatgtaaaaaaaaattaaaaaaaagtgatATGCAAAGCATCAGTTAATATGATCCAAAAATAAGTGATGTCCAACAGCATTTTGATTTAAGTGATGAAATCCACACAATATTTCAATAACAAAATAATAGCCCAACAATGATAAGCCCATCCATGATATTTCTTTCCACCAGCTTAGCTTCAATATGGAACTATATAAACGAGCCCTGCAAACACTGCAAACTGCTCAGAAAGATGATCAAGTTGTCCCCCCAATTATTAGCATAGATCCACATGTCACTTTTGTATTCAACTAAAGAGAATATTTGTATATATACATCTGTACCTATAATTGTCCATAATAATATTCCTTAAtacaattttttaatatttaacattttaataaatattttaagaatacttGATAAGACACTTGTTAACTAATATAAATTCATTATTCTCATCCATTTTAAGAATGTCTGATTTTCCATATAATTGACTTCTCTCTAAATTAATAAGATAGATTTATACTGTCAATTATAATAATTCATTTTATCTATAACTTAGTTAGGCGGCTTTTTCATATATTACACTATTAATCAATATAAGTACTTATTGTAACCATGACTTGAACAGTATTAAAACAGATACAAACACACACAAGAGGCAATAATaaagttttaattttagttaaCATGTGTTCTAATGATACaagttaaaattattaattaaaaaacttATTATAAAAatgtttataataaaaaatataattaaaattaatgtataaaaaaatattgagaattttaaatttataaaaaaaaatgaaaaaaactaATGaatggactaatttggtgcacgggactaaaatgagtcattgTCATTTGATGTAAAGTAAGGAACCAATTTGGTGCACATTTAACGATGACATAGTGGATGAAACGTGGACAAATAACATTATGACACGTGGCATAACCATCCACGTTAGCATGCCACGTGTCGTTGACCgacacatcatcataccattataCGTGGCCAAACCAtgaggtgacacgtgtcaccaaaGGTCCATGTCATCAAGCCACGTCAGCACGTCGTTAATGAAAAACGGATCAAAAACTAATATGGTGCAATTTTTCCAATTTCAGAGACGTAATTAGTACAATTTGAATCTCAGAAACGATTTTGCTACATAACGTCAATCACAGAAACCACTATGAGGATTTAGTCGTCAAACATCCAAACCCCAGCTTGAAAGTTCAGGCAAGCTTTTACCAAGCAAAGCGATGTCCCGTGCATATTTACATATCCAAAGTAGTTTAACACCAAATGATCATAAAGCGAGTACGAGTCTACGATAGTTTGAATGTTAAATAACTGATTAGGATTTAGGAACAAAAAATGCCCAATCTCCAATTTGTAACCACACCAGATGGGTTTGCAAGCTTAGGCAAGTTTGCCATCCATCGACttgcaaataaaaatatgaataacaAAATATTCATAACTAGACATGTACGAAACATGCAACACACCAATAATCCAAGACAAACGACTATGTATATGaatactttaaaaataaaaaacccctCTACGCGGAGTAAATGTAGATACAAGGGCAATAATAATGTTGAGGCCATAAAACATCCCTTGACGACTTAAGGCTTGTCATAATCAAACATTACCTCGTTAAACAGAAGTATAACAGACCCATCGagttaaaaagataaaagaaagaaaaaggggaaaaagaaaaaataaaaaagaaaaatgacaaGAACAGATCATTTGCAACTGGATAGGAGATCTATTGTTCGTCAAACTCGTGCATGTGATCTAAGAGGTAGTTGGCAGCCAATTCCTCGTTCTTGTTGCAAGCAAAATACACCTCCAACACAAGTGCACGATCAAAGCCCATTGCTTCAAGCTGCAGCAGCAGTAAAACATCACGCTACTCATAAATATTGATTACCAATAGTAGGAATGGGTACTTTTAGATCAACGAGGAGTGCTTATTCATGTATTTATATGCATGAACAGAGGAAATAGAGCGTATAGTTTATATAGGCAAGAGATCAAACTTACACGTTCAATTGCTTGGCGCTCTTCAGGTGTAACAGTTACTGATTGTGGCATGCCAGCAGCTAGCTGGCCAAATAAATTCCTAAAGCACATTAACAAGAAAGATTAAGACATTGAACAAAATTGTTGAACCCTACCCCACCACccccaaaaaaataaaatgaaataaaaacaaaaaactatatTTCTCCATTCCTTCAACAAAAATACATATACAGAACAGCATAGGATGATCACTCACCCCTCACCACCCTCCACAGGTTCATTTATCAGTCGAAGGAAATCAGCTTGATGATCTCGAATCAATCTCATAAGATGAGGATTTTGTTTGCCAAGCTCTTGTAGCATAGGCTGCAGTAACAAGAATATTCAGGGAACTCTAAAACGAGAACATAGCATACACTAATAAGGCAAAGAAGAAAAACCTGCAATATTTGTGGGTTAGCCTGCACCATAGCTCGCAAGGCTTGGAACTGAGAAAACAGAACAAATAAAACTGGAGAGTTTAGCTAAGACACGTGTAGGAACTTCAGTGCAGATAACAGGTCAGCAAAATAGAGAGTACCTGTTGGCTGTTGCGCAGAAATTCTAAAGAGCCAGCGCCAGCAGCACCAGAACCAACATTGGGGAGGCCCTGTAAGACATAGTTGTTAGAGTACAAACCTCCAACATTCTCTTTAATAAATAGTAGAATGCTACCTGGGGAAATAGGTCTAGAGGATTAGCATTTGGTCCACTAGTTGTGACAGGAGCTGGTTGTGCTGCTTGAGGTGAAGCTGCCTGAGGTGCAGCAGCTGGTGGATTTGTAGGTTGTACACTTGTAGGCACTCGGGCCACAGGTGGAGCTTCAGCTTGCTCAGGGATACCCTGATATATGTGAATGATGttttattttaatcttttttgtttttaaagcAGTGATACAGAAAATAAACTTCCATTGAACTAGTAGAGATGCCAAAATATAGCGCACAACTATCATCAAGTATGAAATTCATCATCTAAAATCTCACATACCGTATACAAATATTCAACAGCTCTCTCAGGGTTGTTGTAAGCAGCTCTAAGAGCACGGATAACTGTGTCCCTATCCCAGCTCCCACCCCCCATATCAAGAATTTGCTGAATTGTTCCCTCCAAGTTGCTTCCGGCAACCAGATTGGATGCTGCCTGCCCATAGATATCAGACCCTACCCTGCTTCAAGAAAGTTtatttcaacaatatataatggaAGTAAGCATGTAAAATGTATAGAAAACGTAGATCACAGGAAACAATATTTACACAGCAGTATCTGTAGATGTAGGAGCTGCAGCAGGTGAAGGTGCAGGTGCAGGTGCAGGTGCAGGTGCAGCAGGTGCAGGTGAAGGCGAAGGTGCAGGTGAAGGTGAAGGTGCAGGCCTGCCAAAATGCAAAGTTTAGACCTCAAGCTCTTCATATTGAAATAGTTGAGACTGCAACATAAATTCTCAAGAAAAAATTCTATAAAATATCATCAACTCACGGTGCAGCAGTGGCAGGAACAGCTTGAGGTGCTACTGACACAGATGGGGTAGGAGTAGGAGTTGCACTAGTCTGTGGAGCCTGCAATGAAGACATAatagtttaaaaaaataataataaagtaaaatacaataaatttcagaaCCTTGATAACTAAAGACCATTGTCTCAATATATCTCAGGAATGTGATCATTCAAATAATAATATAGTATACAATATTTATAGCGTAGCAAACTGTTCTAACCTTTGATGAAGGTGCTGTTGATGCAGTAGATCCTTCACCAGATGTGCTCTTACTCTGGAATTGTAAGCACATAGTTCTAACTTAGTACTGAATAAATGTATATTATAAGAGTTGAAAATTTAACAAAAGTCAACAACAATTTCTTTTGACAAAGTTCAAGATAAATAACTCCACTTATGTTTATGTATCCCCCAAAATCCATACATCAACTTCAGAATACAAGGGGTTAACATTAAATTATGATTCTACATAATAGTGAATATACACCATGCGCTCATAGGTAGCTAGTAAAACCTACAAATTATGACAGTTCTGAGCCACTCCAAACAATCTATCTACCGGTTACCATatcaaactcaaatcaacaaGCAATGACCTATGTCCATGGAAGAACCAATAATTTTTTCCATGTGCAACAGTTTGTAAAACTTTAGACAACTATTTATGCAACAAAACAACTGCATACATGTTAATGTTTTTTGATACCAACGTAAACTTTTAAAGGGAATgagataaataagaaaattttaccttagaaagcatgattacaATGAAACTATTTTCAGCTACTTTGTTTTCCTCCAAAGTAGTACCATCCTTAAGAACCTTGCCTTGATGAATAAGCATTTGCTGTGCAGCAGGGTAGACATTTGCACCTTGAACagtttctatatttttcttcacTTCGGTAACCT from Arachis ipaensis cultivar K30076 chromosome B09, Araip1.1, whole genome shotgun sequence includes these protein-coding regions:
- the LOC107618152 gene encoding ubiquitin receptor RAD23c isoform X1 gives rise to the protein MKVFVKTLKGTHFEIEVKPDDTVTEVKKNIETVQGANVYPAAQQMLIHQGKVLKDGTTLEENKVAENSFIVIMLSKSKSTSGEGSTASTAPSSKAPQTSATPTPTPSVSVAPQAVPATAAPPAPSPSPAPSPSPAPAAPAPAPAPAPSPAAAPTSTDTAVRVGSDIYGQAASNLVAGSNLEGTIQQILDMGGGSWDRDTVIRALRAAYNNPERAVEYLYTGIPEQAEAPPVARVPTSVQPTNPPAAAPQAASPQAAQPAPVTTSGPNANPLDLFPQGLPNVGSGAAGAGSLEFLRNSQQFQALRAMVQANPQILQPMLQELGKQNPHLMRLIRDHQADFLRLINEPVEGGEGNLFGQLAAGMPQSVTVTPEERQAIERLEAMGFDRALVLEVYFACNKNEELAANYLLDHMHEFDEQ
- the LOC107618152 gene encoding ubiquitin receptor RAD23c isoform X2, which gives rise to MKVFVKTLKGTHFEIEVKPDDTVTEVKKNIETVQGANVYPAAQQMLIHQGKVLKDGTTLEENKVAENSFIVIMLSKSKSTSGEGSTASTAPSSKAPQTSATPTPTPSVSVAPQAVPATAAPPAPSPSPAPSPSPAPAAPAPAPAPAPSPAAAPTSTDTAVVGSDIYGQAASNLVAGSNLEGTIQQILDMGGGSWDRDTVIRALRAAYNNPERAVEYLYTGIPEQAEAPPVARVPTSVQPTNPPAAAPQAASPQAAQPAPVTTSGPNANPLDLFPQGLPNVGSGAAGAGSLEFLRNSQQFQALRAMVQANPQILQPMLQELGKQNPHLMRLIRDHQADFLRLINEPVEGGEGNLFGQLAAGMPQSVTVTPEERQAIERLEAMGFDRALVLEVYFACNKNEELAANYLLDHMHEFDEQ